The segment AGATTGATATACTTGAGGTAGTCATATCGAATGATTAAAAGGAACTTGAAATTTCCTTGGAGCGAATAAAGTTGAAACAATCGAAATAGCAGGCACAAAAGTTGAGCCAATTTCAAAAATGACACCTGCAGAATACTTAAAATCAAGAGAAGCAGAATTACAAGAATTAGTTAAAAACTTTTAATAATGAGTAAAAAATTATTATTTATTGATGGTTCTTTTTTCAAAGATGAAAAAAGATCTTTTTCAAAAGCTTTATTAAATCGCTTAGCAAATCACTTTGAAAGACATAGTGATTTTCAGGTTTCAAAAGTAGATTTAAATGAAATTGAGCACTATAAAAGTGTGTTACACGAAAACAACTTAGATTCTTATTATAATGATCCAGATGTTCAAAACTTTTTAAATCAAATTAACAATCATGATCAAATAATTATATCTTCAGCCATTATAAATTGTAGTTTAAGCCCAATTTTAAGGAACTTTCTAGATTCCGTTGCTATTCCAGGGAAAACTTTTACATACAAAAAAGACCAAAAGCCAGAATATGATTTTTCGCAAAAGAAAGTGCATTTAATCATTGAATCAGGTGGAGAAAATGATCCGCGTGATCTAACTAGTCCACTTTATTACTTTAGAAATGTGATGATTTTATTGGGATTCCAAAATTTTGCTTGCACAATAATTGAAAATACAGATGTAGATCCAGAGATTAAAAAAATGGGTTCAATTGCTTATAGTGAAAAAATTTTAGATGAGGTAGTTGCTGAAATTTCGAAATAAGTTATAAAGTAATTGATATTCAAAACATTCATAAAACGAAAGTAATCTTAGTATTACAAAACACCGCTTCCTAATTATTGGGGAAACGGTGTTTTTGTATATCGTAATTTGTTTATTTTATTAATGCTCTTGATTAATTTGTTTTTGAGTATCTTTTTTGGAATAAATGAAAGCATAAAGTTGAATTACCATTATTACAGCCAAAGAACTAGTTAAACAGAAATGGTAAAATAGGTAGCCAATATTGATAAATCCTATTCCGAAAATAAAACCAAGAATTCAAAGTGTGCTTCCGATGTAAATTAAATTAAAACGATATTGCGGCTTTCCAAAAAGATAAAGAATGACAAATAAGCAAAGCACATAAATAATTAAAGCTATATAACAAATAACTCAAATTAAAGTTAATGAAAGTTGATTATGAATGCTAAATTCAAAATCTAAACTTAAAAGACTAAGAGCTATAAATATTAAATAGTGAATAAAGAATAACCAATAAACTCTTTTATTGCCTTTGTGATGATCAATCATATTGTCAAAAAACAATGTGTAATATAAAAATAAAGAACCACAAAATAAAATAGCCAAAATCCCTTTTCAATCTAGGTGTTCAAAATAGTGAGATAAAACAATAAGCATTTCACCAAAGAAAATGATTGTAAGCAGATTTAATCTTTCAATTGCATGTGGTAAATTAATTGGTTTTTCCTTTACAATAAAACGAATGAAGTGAGGAACAAGTCAAGTAATAATCAAAATCACAATTGCAGGATAAATACCTACTGAGTAGCTTAGTTGTGAAATTGAAGCTATTGCAATCCCAATTACAGAGAAAAATGAAATGTGAATATAAAATGCTTTACGATATTCGCAAGCTTCTTTGTTTGCAAATAAAAAGTAAATAAACTGCGCTACAAAACTAAAGACTATAAAACTAAATGCTAAATTAAACCTGGTAAAACTTTCTTCTCAATTATTATTAATTGAATAAGAAATATACATAATAATAGCCATATCGATTAGCATAAATAGTTTTTCAACAAAGGTATCCCTGCCATACCGATTGATAAAAATGGTTTTAGTAACCCAAACGTTGATTAAACTGATAAGCACTAAGCCAAACTTTAAAAAATCTTGAAAAACTATTTTACTATGGTCATCATGTTCAAAAATATTCACAAACCGTGAAATAGCTAAAACAAAAATTAAATCATAAAATAATTCAGCAAGCGAAACTTTTTTAACAAAATTTACTACTGCTTGTTTCATCATAATTTATTCCTTTCACCTAATATTTTTATTTTTAAATTTTATATTTTTTCACTTATCTAAAAAGCTATTTACAAGCATTTTAATATATAGGAATATTATTACAAAAAATGACGAATTACTCTATGTATTAGGGTTATTCGTCATTTTGAATTATTTAAGTGTAAACTAATAAACTATTTGCCTAAAATTATTGTTCATCTTCTCACTCGAATTGGAATCCATAAATTGAAATGGTATCACCTTTAGTTACTCCTTGACGTACAAGTTCTTCTCATACACCAATTTTCTTTAAAATGTTGTTAAAACGAACAAGGTTATCATATGTGTTAATTGGGATTTTGTGATAAAGCTCTTCAACTTTTTTACCACTAACTTCGAAGTAACCTTTGTAAGGATTTTTTACCACATAATCAGGTTCGAAAGTAATTTCTTTTACTTCATTTTCACTATTGTCAATTGGATCATAATCTGTGTGAAGAATCATTTCTCATAAACCTTTTTTCACAAGGTTAAGGTTTTCTTTGTTAATTGCTGAAATAGGGATTACAACAAGATCTGGGTATTTTTCTTTGAATGCTTGCATGTGAGCTTCAAAAGAAGGAAGATCTGATTTATTTGCAACAATTAATTGTTTTTTATTTTCCAGTTTTAAATTATAGCTGTGTAGTTCTTGGTTAATTGTTTCATAATCTTCAATTGGATTTTTGTCTTCTGAACCAAAATCAATAATATGAGCAATAACACGACAACGTTCAATATGTTTTAAGAATTGAATACCAAGCCCTTTACCTAAAGCAGCTCCTTTGATAAGACCTGGTAAGTCAGCAACTGTAAATGAATTTTCATATCATTGGACCATTCCGAGTTGAGGTACTAAAGTGGTAAATTCATATTCAGCTACTTTTGCTTTAGCATTAGAAATAGCATTTAAAAAGGTACTTTTACCTGCACTTGGTTTACCAACAAGACCAACATCTGAAAGAATTTTAAGCACAATTTCTGCTTCATATTTTTCACCAGGCATTCCATTTTCGGTAGTTCTAGGCGCAGTATTTTTAGCGGTTTTGAATTTAGTGTTTCCTCTACCACCTTTTCCACCTTTAGCTAATAAATACGGCTTATCAGGTTCGATAACATCAGCAACAAGTTGTTTACCTTTGTATACTAAAGTTCCAATTGGTACTTTAACATATGTGTGTTTTCCATTAGCCCCATATAAGTTTTTTGGACCACCTTTTACACCATCTTCAGCTACTATGTGTTTATTTTTGTAAAAGCTTAAAAGGGTATTTTTACCAAGGTCACCAACGAAGTAAATATTACCTCCGTTACCACCATCTCCACCGTCAGGACCACCTTTATCAACGTGAGCTTCACGACGGAATGACATCATTCCATCACCACCCTTTCCAGCTTGTAAAACGATCTTAATTTCATCTATAAAACGCGCCATATTACTCCTTTTTTAAAATGTAATTTAAATTATACAAAATTCCCATGAAAGCAAAGAAAAAAGCTAGCTTGGCACTAGCTTAATATTTGAAATCATTAATTCCTTTAAATGTTTGTTCTTCAGGTTTGTTGATATTTCAGTATCCAGTTTGAATTCTCTTTTGAATTCTTCTTTGTCTGAATAATTCTAATTTGCTTCATACTCATGAGCAAATGAAAATTGATGAATAAACCCCAATTAAAATACCAAAAAGCATAACGATGTTAAAGGTAAAGTTAGTTGCATTTTTAAATGCAAGTAAGGTAGCTACTGCAAAAAGAGTTGTTCCTGATGTAAATAAACTTCTTTTTAAAGTATCTGCAATACTTGAATTAATTATGTCTTTAATATCTTTTTTATCTAAAATTTTGTTTGCATATTTGTTTTGGATTTTTTCTCTAATTCTATCAAATGTCACAACTGTATCGTTGATACTTAAACCAAGAATTGACAGCACAGCAGCAACAATAATTGTTGATACTTGTAATCTTGTAATAACAACGAAAGCAATTACCATTAAAAAGTCGTGTAATAAACCAATAATTGCAGCAATTGAGTAAGTTCAATTCATTCTCACAAGAATGTAAATAACAATACCGATAAAGCTAATTCCTGTAGCGATAAAGGCGTTAAGCACTAACTTATTAGCTTCAGCAGCAGATACAAGGTAGTTAGTTACGATTAAATCAGAATTATAATCATTAATTAAGTTTTTGATTTTATCGGCACTATTTGTAAGATCTTGTGATGTCTTAATTGATAAAACATAATTTAATGAATTTGAATCAGCGCTTTGGATTGAAATAACTTTTTCTGGGTTTAGTAAATTTAAATCGCTTGCATTTTTAACAAGTAAAGCTTTTAATTCATTTGCTTGATCAAGTGTAAATTCTTGACCTTTAGCAACATCAGCATTTACTAAGAAGTTAATTCCGCCACTAAATTCGATTGAACGGTTAATTCCAGCACTGAATTCTTGTCCTTGGACTGCAAAAATAGTAAAGACAATTGAACCAGCAATAATAAATATTAATGAAAGAAGAGCGAATCACTTAGCGTTTTTAAGATAATCAGCTTTATTGACTAAAATGCCTAATTTTGAAGTGTGTTTAATATATCTTTTTCTAATTCCTAAAAGGTATAAACGATCATTGAATGCACCGGTTCCGACAAGCATAGTAGCTAGGAAACGGGTAAAGACAAGCATAACTAATAATGTAAATAAGATAGATAAAATAAGAGTTATACTAAATCCTCTAACATCTTTTGTCCCTAAGAAGAACAAGATAAACCCAACAATGATTGTTGTGATGTTTGCATCCATAATTGATGAAATAGACATTTTGTTTGAATTTTTAAAGGCTTTATTTATCGTATCACCACTATAAACTTCTTTCTTAAGTCTTT is part of the Mycoplasmopsis gallinacea genome and harbors:
- a CDS encoding NAD(P)H-dependent oxidoreductase; translation: MSKKLLFIDGSFFKDEKRSFSKALLNRLANHFERHSDFQVSKVDLNEIEHYKSVLHENNLDSYYNDPDVQNFLNQINNHDQIIISSAIINCSLSPILRNFLDSVAIPGKTFTYKKDQKPEYDFSQKKVHLIIESGGENDPRDLTSPLYYFRNVMILLGFQNFACTIIENTDVDPEIKKMGSIAYSEKILDEVVAEISK
- a CDS encoding low temperature requirement protein A, with product MMKQAVVNFVKKVSLAELFYDLIFVLAISRFVNIFEHDDHSKIVFQDFLKFGLVLISLINVWVTKTIFINRYGRDTFVEKLFMLIDMAIIMYISYSINNNWEESFTRFNLAFSFIVFSFVAQFIYFLFANKEACEYRKAFYIHISFFSVIGIAIASISQLSYSVGIYPAIVILIITWLVPHFIRFIVKEKPINLPHAIERLNLLTIIFFGEMLIVLSHYFEHLDWKGILAILFCGSLFLYYTLFFDNMIDHHKGNKRVYWLFFIHYLIFIALSLLSLDFEFSIHNQLSLTLIWVICYIALIIYVLCLFVILYLFGKPQYRFNLIYIGSTLWILGFIFGIGFINIGYLFYHFCLTSSLAVIMVIQLYAFIYSKKDTQKQINQEH
- the obgE gene encoding GTPase ObgE, coding for MARFIDEIKIVLQAGKGGDGMMSFRREAHVDKGGPDGGDGGNGGNIYFVGDLGKNTLLSFYKNKHIVAEDGVKGGPKNLYGANGKHTYVKVPIGTLVYKGKQLVADVIEPDKPYLLAKGGKGGRGNTKFKTAKNTAPRTTENGMPGEKYEAEIVLKILSDVGLVGKPSAGKSTFLNAISNAKAKVAEYEFTTLVPQLGMVQWYENSFTVADLPGLIKGAALGKGLGIQFLKHIERCRVIAHIIDFGSEDKNPIEDYETINQELHSYNLKLENKKQLIVANKSDLPSFEAHMQAFKEKYPDLVVIPISAINKENLNLVKKGLWEMILHTDYDPIDNSENEVKEITFEPDYVVKNPYKGYFEVSGKKVEELYHKIPINTYDNLVRFNNILKKIGVWEELVRQGVTKGDTISIYGFQFEWEDEQ
- the secDF gene encoding protein translocase subunit SecDF, translated to MIERIKKFFALTNWKRWLISAITIISTFLAITFGSVFFVSKNVNKSIDYGGGIEVRVQIKDSKTNQNADKTLTEQVNTSLFNRLTGGTGLNGISVSTEGDGKIRITKSGEISDAERKEFESEIVEKPLLTITDINMKPLFYNGKFTEEGSLENGEPINWVPPFQQNGAKYTNQNGKESVQITLSDNDAVAEWTRATQYLSQQDKQLTGQNLVLMWLDIEKLINIAKTEFPVEWNNANHNLWNFIHVNEKPYEEYEIDGTKQYRANAIKENVIAVNELFLISSASVNSPINSKEVIINGNFTAAQAQKLANKINFGLSSYDLELLSSVYVNANLNNTAFDYAIIAGIVIFSVISLFMIVNYGLLGALSTISIALYIFLTLLMFTVLRGEYSPATIAALIIGIGISVDANVITFERLKKEVYSGDTINKAFKNSNKMSISSIMDANITTIIVGFILFFLGTKDVRGFSITLILSILFTLLVMLVFTRFLATMLVGTGAFNDRLYLLGIRKRYIKHTSKLGILVNKADYLKNAKWFALLSLIFIIAGSIVFTIFAVQGQEFSAGINRSIEFSGGINFLVNADVAKGQEFTLDQANELKALLVKNASDLNLLNPEKVISIQSADSNSLNYVLSIKTSQDLTNSADKIKNLINDYNSDLIVTNYLVSAAEANKLVLNAFIATGISFIGIVIYILVRMNWTYSIAAIIGLLHDFLMVIAFVVITRLQVSTIIVAAVLSILGLSINDTVVTFDRIREKIQNKYANKILDKKDIKDIINSSIADTLKRSLFTSGTTLFAVATLLAFKNATNFTFNIVMLFGILIGVYSSIFICSWVWSKLELFRQRRIQKRIQTGYWNINKPEEQTFKGINDFKY